From one Bacteroidota bacterium genomic stretch:
- a CDS encoding nucleotidyltransferase domain-containing protein, producing the protein MPESFGLKKSDLEILIAIFKKENTIEQAIIFGSRAKGNFSSGSDVDIALKGKDLTDDIVAHLRFQLNEETMSPYKFDLLNYNTISNADVISHIDRAGKIFYSK; encoded by the coding sequence ATGCCTGAGTCTTTCGGATTGAAAAAAAGTGATCTCGAAATTCTGATCGCTATTTTTAAAAAAGAAAATACAATAGAACAGGCGATCATTTTCGGAAGCAGAGCAAAAGGAAATTTCAGTAGTGGAAGTGATGTGGACATCGCGCTGAAAGGAAAAGATTTAACCGATGATATTGTTGCTCATCTGCGTTTCCAATTGAACGAAGAAACGATGTCTCCCTACAAATTCGACTTGCTGAATTATAATACGATCTCAAACGCGGATGTGATCAGCCATATTGATCGCGCAGGTAAAATATTTTATTCAAAGTAA
- a CDS encoding nucleotidyltransferase substrate binding protein, whose translation MEQKDTRWLQRLQNFEKAFLFFEEAVAKKTFTPIEVGGLVQSFEFTFELGWKTVKDFLYEQGIKTDFPKQAIKEGFATQVITDGHTWIEMLEKRNELSHTYNAEVAKNAVAIITTKYYPAIRQVYQYLKNKRDA comes from the coding sequence ATGGAGCAAAAAGATACCCGGTGGCTGCAACGATTGCAGAATTTTGAAAAAGCTTTTTTATTTTTCGAAGAAGCGGTTGCAAAAAAGACTTTTACACCGATCGAAGTCGGAGGATTAGTACAATCATTTGAATTCACTTTCGAACTGGGATGGAAAACGGTGAAAGACTTTTTGTATGAGCAGGGAATAAAAACAGATTTTCCGAAACAGGCCATTAAGGAAGGATTCGCGACACAGGTAATCACCGATGGACATACATGGATCGAAATGCTTGAAAAAAGAAACGAGTTATCGCACACCTATAATGCGGAAGTGGCAAAGAATGCAGTCGCGATCATCACCACTAAATATTATCCTGCTATCCGGCAGGTTTATCAGTATTTAAAAAATAAACGTGATGCCTGA
- a CDS encoding metallophosphoesterase: MHRIPGFTAIIFFLAFLLLIDFYVFSGVRTLTTGYTARTRKIIHWSYWIVSGSLYLWFFLLYFLVTFDKLIPRPAMAFIVTWVLFFIPKLVFVFFLLGEDVYRLLRSIVVYFRNLFLPGDKIAIYESRRKFVSTIGLAVAAIPFLGILHGMTIGKFNYRLRREKLFFPDLPEAFDGFTITQISDIHVGSFDPVSDRAEIVRAVQMANDERSDLFVFTGDLVNNVAFEMNGWMNEFSKLRAPYGQISILGNHDYADYVHWDSDVAKEANMQELYSKHAQLGFKLLRNENVYIEKDGQKLFILGVENWGAGGFTKKGDLDKALENVPADAFKILLSHDPSHFDKIVWKHPTHVHLTLSGHTHGAQFGVEIPWLKWSPIQYKYPHWAGLYSTNGKYLYVNRGFGFLAMPARVGIWPEITVFTLRKG; this comes from the coding sequence ATGCATCGTATTCCGGGTTTTACCGCTATTATTTTTTTTCTCGCTTTCCTGTTGCTGATCGACTTCTATGTTTTTTCGGGAGTCCGCACATTGACGACGGGCTACACTGCGCGCACGCGGAAAATAATTCACTGGAGTTACTGGATAGTGAGCGGTTCTCTTTATCTCTGGTTCTTTTTACTTTATTTTTTAGTGACGTTTGATAAACTGATTCCCCGGCCGGCGATGGCGTTCATTGTAACATGGGTATTGTTCTTCATTCCGAAACTTGTTTTTGTTTTTTTTCTTCTGGGCGAAGATGTGTATCGTTTGCTCCGAAGCATTGTCGTTTATTTCCGGAATCTTTTTTTGCCGGGCGATAAAATTGCGATCTATGAAAGCCGCAGAAAATTCGTGAGCACCATTGGCCTTGCTGTTGCGGCGATACCGTTTCTCGGAATTCTGCACGGCATGACCATCGGGAAATTCAATTACCGTTTGCGCAGGGAAAAACTTTTCTTTCCTGATCTGCCCGAAGCGTTTGATGGATTCACCATTACACAGATCAGCGATATTCACGTCGGAAGTTTTGATCCGGTTTCTGATCGTGCAGAAATTGTGCGTGCGGTACAGATGGCGAACGACGAACGTTCCGATCTTTTTGTTTTTACCGGCGATCTCGTGAATAATGTGGCGTTCGAAATGAACGGGTGGATGAATGAATTTTCAAAACTCCGCGCACCATACGGACAAATTTCCATTCTTGGAAATCACGATTACGCCGATTACGTTCACTGGGATTCTGATGTGGCGAAGGAAGCGAACATGCAGGAACTTTACAGCAAACATGCGCAACTCGGATTCAAATTACTGCGCAATGAAAATGTTTACATAGAAAAAGACGGGCAAAAACTTTTCATTCTCGGCGTGGAGAACTGGGGCGCCGGGGGATTCACAAAAAAAGGAGACCTGGATAAGGCGCTGGAAAATGTTCCGGCTGATGCTTTTAAAATTCTTCTATCGCACGATCCTTCGCACTTCGATAAAATTGTTTGGAAACATCCCACGCACGTTCACCTCACGCTATCGGGCCACACGCACGGAGCGCAATTCGGTGTAGAAATTCCCTGGTTGAAATGGAGTCCCATACAATACAAATATCCGCACTGGGCCGGGTTGTATTCTACGAACGGAAAATATCTTTATGTGAATCGCGGATTCGGATTTCTCGCAATGCCGGCGCGCGTAGGAATCTGGCCGGAGATCACGGTGTTCACGTTGAGAAAAGGATAA
- a CDS encoding SpoIIE family protein phosphatase produces the protein MKRAATLLLFLFFCLHLSSQDKGLFRHYTIEDGLSQNSVFGIVQDKQGFMWMGTLDGVSRFDGNHFTIFRPDPNDSNSISHNSARAMLADREGNIWAGTKNGLNEYDPAKGKFKHYFKSTNGLAGNNILALAQDSSGNIWIGTFKEGISVLDPRTGKFTNYRHDEKNKNSLCGNDVRGICCAPNGHLWIATWSNGVCDFDPKKKSFTSYSDHEGDLRLNSPNSRGAICVDRKGRVWIGTWGRGIDLFDPSTGKMQYEYDSTGPVAGIFSGMVWSIHEDHKGNIWIATAENGLYEVDPSTWTWRNFRNDPNDPWTINDNNVWSVTEDKGGLIWTGGWQGGVNVYDSKLERFGLMKMDPKNNNSLPANTIWSFCSDGASGLWIGTSAGPVHYETATKFFEPPPLDDAIDHTKTIGAPSNRSNIQGMCRDHSGKIWMGTAGTGVHCYDPVTKTYQHWEPASGAPNNLNASTVTDIFCDDNGTVWIAAGYGDFQKYDPSIDGFINIPFEKSDSISPSNCVIGIAQSGPHHLVIGLTGGQVFDLDTKTNKYSLIWKNPNEIGISTIYIDKLGILWIGTAGSGLVYKAGNKIVTVTENDGLPNNVINGIAEGDHGEIWMSTNRGICCFDPAQRSVRTFSTDDGLQGNEFNQNAVFKSGDGRIWFGGVNGMNIFYPKDILPNQTPAPAFITGFSVLNKKYPLTQDILFTSDISLTYLDYFFSFDFAGLEFTNPKKNQFKYMMEGFDADWVDAGTRRFVTYTNLDPGEYTFRVRASNNDGYWGGKEAVIHITISPPFWRTKWFYTLCILSLILGVWLFIRRRERILRKEKEVLEEKVSERTFELQEEKEKVTAAHKDIRDSINYAQRIQYALLAHEELLKNNLAESFILFKPKDIVSGDFYWATLQGEKFYLAICDSTGHGVPGAFMSLLNISYLNEAIIEKKMNEPGKIFDHVRSRLIENISQDGGKDGMDAVLLCIDRKNNSITYAAAHNAPVIVRGQEIIVCETDKMPVGKGEKEIPFATRKLELQKGDALYLYTDGFADQFGGPLGKKFKEANLKKLLQHISSLPVAEQKQKMEEEFENWKKDLEQVDDVLVAGIRV, from the coding sequence GTGAAACGCGCCGCGACACTATTGCTTTTTTTATTTTTTTGTCTTCATCTTTCTTCACAGGACAAAGGGCTTTTCCGCCATTACACCATTGAAGACGGACTTTCACAGAATTCGGTTTTCGGAATCGTGCAGGATAAACAGGGATTCATGTGGATGGGAACGCTGGATGGTGTTTCGCGTTTCGATGGAAATCATTTTACAATTTTTCGTCCCGATCCCAACGACAGTAATTCCATTTCGCACAATTCGGCACGCGCCATGCTCGCCGATCGTGAGGGAAATATATGGGCGGGAACAAAGAACGGCCTCAATGAATATGATCCGGCAAAAGGGAAATTCAAACATTATTTTAAAAGTACAAATGGGCTCGCCGGCAATAATATTCTCGCTCTTGCGCAGGACAGCAGTGGTAATATCTGGATCGGAACTTTTAAAGAAGGAATTTCTGTTCTCGATCCGCGTACCGGAAAATTCACCAATTACCGGCACGATGAAAAAAATAAAAATTCTCTTTGTGGGAATGATGTACGCGGCATCTGCTGTGCGCCCAATGGGCATTTGTGGATAGCCACATGGTCGAACGGTGTTTGTGATTTTGATCCGAAGAAAAAATCATTCACTTCTTACAGTGATCACGAAGGAGATCTGCGTTTGAATTCTCCGAACAGCCGTGGCGCTATATGTGTCGATAGAAAAGGAAGAGTGTGGATAGGAACCTGGGGAAGAGGAATCGATCTGTTCGATCCGTCAACAGGAAAAATGCAATATGAATACGATTCAACGGGCCCTGTTGCAGGAATTTTTTCCGGGATGGTGTGGTCGATTCACGAAGATCACAAAGGAAATATCTGGATCGCTACAGCTGAAAACGGATTGTATGAAGTAGATCCTTCCACATGGACATGGAGAAATTTCAGGAATGATCCGAATGATCCGTGGACGATCAATGACAATAATGTGTGGAGTGTTACGGAAGATAAAGGCGGACTCATCTGGACCGGAGGATGGCAGGGCGGAGTGAATGTTTATGATTCAAAACTCGAACGATTCGGATTGATGAAAATGGATCCGAAAAACAATAATAGTCTTCCCGCAAATACGATTTGGTCATTTTGTTCTGACGGCGCTTCAGGATTATGGATCGGAACTTCTGCCGGCCCGGTTCATTATGAAACAGCGACAAAATTTTTTGAGCCACCACCACTTGATGATGCCATTGATCATACCAAAACTATCGGCGCGCCGAGTAATCGATCGAATATCCAGGGAATGTGCCGCGATCATTCCGGGAAAATCTGGATGGGAACTGCAGGAACCGGAGTGCATTGTTATGATCCTGTAACAAAAACATACCAGCACTGGGAACCTGCGTCGGGCGCTCCGAATAATCTCAACGCAAGTACGGTCACCGATATTTTTTGTGATGATAATGGAACGGTATGGATTGCGGCTGGCTACGGAGATTTTCAGAAGTACGATCCTTCCATTGACGGTTTCATCAATATCCCATTCGAAAAATCAGACAGCATTTCTCCCAGCAACTGCGTTATAGGAATTGCACAGAGCGGCCCGCATCATCTTGTTATCGGACTTACCGGCGGGCAGGTTTTCGATCTCGACACAAAAACAAATAAATATTCGCTCATCTGGAAAAACCCGAATGAGATCGGGATCTCTACAATTTACATTGACAAACTCGGCATCCTGTGGATCGGTACTGCCGGTTCAGGATTGGTTTACAAAGCGGGAAATAAAATTGTGACCGTTACCGAGAATGACGGATTGCCGAACAATGTGATCAACGGAATTGCAGAAGGTGATCACGGCGAAATTTGGATGAGTACCAATCGTGGTATCTGTTGTTTCGATCCTGCGCAGAGAAGTGTGCGTACGTTTTCAACCGATGACGGATTGCAGGGAAATGAATTCAACCAGAATGCGGTTTTCAAATCAGGCGACGGAAGAATATGGTTCGGCGGTGTGAATGGGATGAATATTTTTTATCCGAAAGATATTTTACCGAATCAAACGCCGGCACCTGCATTCATCACCGGGTTTTCTGTACTGAATAAAAAATATCCATTGACACAGGACATTCTTTTCACCAGTGATATTTCACTTACTTATCTCGATTATTTTTTCTCCTTCGATTTTGCCGGACTCGAATTCACCAATCCGAAAAAAAATCAGTTCAAATACATGATGGAAGGATTCGATGCCGATTGGGTGGACGCCGGAACAAGAAGATTTGTTACGTACACTAATCTTGATCCGGGCGAATACACGTTCCGCGTGCGCGCGTCGAACAACGATGGTTACTGGGGTGGAAAAGAAGCGGTGATACACATTACGATCTCGCCTCCGTTCTGGAGAACAAAATGGTTTTATACGTTGTGCATTCTTTCTCTCATTCTCGGCGTGTGGCTTTTCATAAGGAGAAGAGAACGCATTCTCAGGAAGGAAAAAGAAGTTCTCGAGGAGAAAGTGAGTGAACGTACATTTGAGCTGCAGGAAGAAAAAGAAAAAGTTACGGCCGCACATAAAGACATTCGTGACAGCATCAATTATGCGCAGCGCATACAGTACGCGTTGCTCGCGCATGAAGAGCTACTGAAAAATAATCTGGCAGAAAGTTTTATTCTCTTTAAACCGAAAGATATTGTGAGCGGCGATTTTTACTGGGCTACTCTGCAGGGAGAAAAATTTTATTTGGCTATTTGTGATTCCACAGGCCACGGCGTACCCGGCGCCTTCATGTCGCTGCTGAATATTTCTTATCTCAACGAAGCCATCATTGAAAAGAAAATGAATGAACCCGGAAAAATTTTCGATCATGTGCGCTCGCGGCTTATAGAAAATATTTCACAGGATGGGGGGAAAGACGGAATGGATGCAGTGTTGCTTTGCATCGACAGAAAAAATAATTCCATCACGTATGCGGCTGCGCACAATGCGCCTGTGATCGTGCGTGGACAAGAGATCATTGTTTGTGAAACCGATAAAATGCCGGTGGGCAAAGGAGAAAAAGAGATTCCGTTCGCCACGCGCAAACTTGAATTGCAAAAAGGAGATGCGCTGTATCTCTACACCGATGGATTCGCCGATCAGTTCGGCGGGCCGCTCGGGAAAAAATTCAAAGAAGCAAACCTGAAAAAATTATTGCAGCATATTTCTTCATTGCCCGTAGCAGAGCAGAAACAAAAAATGGAAGAAGAATTTGAAAACTGGAAAAAAGATCTCGAACAGGTGGATGATGTGCTGGTGGCGGGGATCAGAGTTTAA
- a CDS encoding TonB-dependent receptor, with protein MFFFSHTNFCFSQTNSETGSVSGTISDKVTGELLGGAVVFIDSTSVGKKGTSSDFDGNYKITGMPIGIYKIRFSAQSYKTQLITGVEIKSGQKNIVLNVVMEPSTVMDSEVVIKEIRISNTESSVAAEMKNEDKAVSVIGGAQISKSQDRDASEVVKRIPGVTIIDNRFIMVRGLSERYNSVWLNDAGAPSMETDKRAFSFEMIPSGMVDRILIYKTPSPELPADFAGGMVKIYTKAFPEKNYLSVNYQNSFRAGTTGKTFYYNLGSSMDKFGIDNGYRNMPDGSPDYFNRSSATNTQQTLAFHNDWGILSKGAIPDQRFSLMYAAPIHLKNGILFGNTFGVSYSNVFTTYQIHRQDWDSLTQTEDYADIQSTQTVRTNAIENFSMLFGNNKLEFKNLINSQGRSWVTQRVSNYLDGPSEKSYAEGYENRLIYSSQLVGDHKSKNGKTEYNWTAGFGYTERNAPDLRRITYAKARTAGDSMYSAQVAPIVDPIHGGGRFFAWQNERVYSFNQNFRHTFYIGGDSAKNRFHFDVNIGTYAEYKSRQFIARVIGYTINPSQTAYYLKFLPIDQIFSPENIGGTGFKMDEITSASDKYTAQNLQVAEYTSLSLPIGKKIKIVGGTRYEFNQQALQSFVNQDSINPKITTKFLLPSVNATYNFNEKTLIRLAYGKSLNRPEFREWSPFYFYDFDFLAGTYGSLYPTVLAPQGQVLKVAQVDNYDARFEFYPGLADYIQFGVFYKSLKDPIQQVILNSGGSDSRAFSFINADYAFTEGIEFDMRKNLAVFDTIFQTQTFGNFNVVANFSLIKSRLYISGIQNQAASNPLQGQSPYVVNGGIYYQNDSIGFQASLLYNVFGPRLFLVGALNYANIGELPRQSLDISVSQKIWKCFSLTFGIQNILDQHVRMVQDTNRNGKFEKNGMDEEIMGYKLGRYFTAGIKVNLTGK; from the coding sequence GTGTTTTTTTTCTCGCACACAAATTTTTGTTTCTCGCAAACAAACAGTGAAACAGGATCAGTCAGCGGAACAATTTCAGATAAAGTAACTGGAGAATTATTGGGCGGCGCAGTTGTTTTCATCGACAGCACTTCTGTTGGGAAAAAAGGAACAAGCTCGGATTTTGATGGAAATTACAAAATTACGGGAATGCCAATTGGAATTTACAAAATCCGATTTTCTGCGCAGAGTTACAAAACACAATTAATTACCGGCGTTGAAATAAAATCGGGACAAAAAAACATTGTGCTAAATGTTGTGATGGAACCTTCGACTGTTATGGATTCGGAAGTTGTCATCAAGGAAATTAGAATTTCCAATACGGAAAGCAGTGTTGCGGCGGAAATGAAAAATGAAGACAAGGCCGTGAGCGTGATTGGCGGTGCTCAAATTTCAAAATCGCAGGACAGGGATGCAAGTGAAGTTGTGAAAAGAATTCCTGGTGTTACAATTATTGACAATCGTTTTATCATGGTGCGTGGATTGAGCGAACGATACAATTCCGTTTGGTTGAATGATGCCGGCGCACCGAGTATGGAAACCGACAAACGCGCGTTCTCTTTTGAAATGATTCCAAGTGGCATGGTAGACCGCATTTTAATTTATAAAACTCCTTCGCCCGAATTGCCAGCCGATTTCGCTGGAGGAATGGTGAAAATTTATACGAAAGCATTTCCGGAAAAAAATTATCTCAGCGTAAATTATCAAAATTCTTTTCGCGCGGGAACAACGGGAAAAACATTTTATTATAATTTGGGAAGTTCGATGGACAAATTCGGAATCGATAACGGTTATAGAAATATGCCGGATGGCTCGCCAGATTATTTCAATCGCAGCAGCGCAACTAATACTCAACAAACATTGGCGTTTCACAACGACTGGGGAATTTTAAGCAAAGGTGCAATTCCTGATCAGCGATTCAGTTTGATGTATGCTGCACCGATTCATTTGAAAAATGGAATTTTATTTGGAAATACTTTTGGTGTCAGTTATTCAAATGTTTTTACAACTTATCAAATTCATCGGCAGGACTGGGACTCGCTTACGCAGACAGAAGATTACGCGGACATACAAAGCACACAGACGGTGCGCACGAATGCAATTGAAAATTTTTCGATGCTTTTTGGAAACAATAAATTGGAATTTAAAAATTTGATAAATTCTCAAGGGAGAAGTTGGGTGACACAACGCGTGAGTAATTACCTCGATGGTCCAAGCGAAAAATCGTATGCAGAAGGTTATGAAAACAGATTGATTTATTCTTCACAGTTGGTTGGCGATCATAAATCGAAAAATGGAAAGACAGAATATAATTGGACAGCGGGTTTTGGTTACACAGAAAGAAATGCTCCCGACTTGCGCCGCATCACGTACGCGAAAGCGCGCACAGCAGGTGACTCCATGTACAGTGCGCAAGTGGCACCGATTGTTGATCCGATTCACGGTGGAGGAAGATTTTTCGCGTGGCAAAACGAACGTGTGTATTCTTTCAATCAAAATTTCCGCCACACTTTTTATATCGGGGGTGATTCTGCAAAAAACAGATTTCATTTTGATGTGAACATTGGAACTTACGCCGAATATAAATCGCGGCAATTTATTGCGCGAGTTATCGGCTATACAATCAATCCAAGTCAAACTGCTTATTATTTAAAATTTTTACCGATTGATCAAATTTTTTCTCCAGAAAATATTGGCGGCACCGGATTTAAAATGGATGAGATTACCAGCGCTTCGGATAAATACACTGCACAGAATTTACAAGTGGCGGAATATACCTCATTGAGTTTGCCAATCGGGAAAAAAATAAAAATCGTGGGGGGAACGCGCTACGAGTTCAATCAACAGGCGCTTCAGAGTTTTGTAAATCAAGACAGCATCAATCCGAAAATCACAACGAAATTTCTGTTGCCATCTGTCAATGCAACTTACAACTTCAATGAAAAAACATTGATCCGTTTGGCTTACGGAAAATCCTTGAACCGACCTGAGTTTCGGGAATGGTCTCCATTTTATTTTTACGATTTCGATTTTCTTGCAGGAACTTATGGCTCGCTTTATCCAACCGTTCTTGCGCCGCAAGGACAAGTTTTAAAAGTTGCGCAAGTTGATAATTACGACGCACGTTTTGAATTTTATCCCGGGCTTGCCGATTATATTCAGTTCGGAGTTTTTTACAAATCATTGAAAGATCCTATTCAACAAGTGATTTTGAATTCGGGCGGAAGTGACAGTCGCGCGTTTTCATTTATCAATGCTGATTATGCGTTTACAGAGGGAATTGAATTTGACATGCGGAAAAATCTTGCTGTGTTCGATACTATTTTTCAAACGCAAACATTTGGAAATTTTAATGTTGTTGCAAATTTCTCATTGATAAAAAGTCGACTTTATATAAGTGGTATTCAAAATCAGGCGGCTTCAAATCCGTTGCAGGGACAATCTCCTTATGTGGTGAATGGTGGAATTTATTATCAGAATGATTCGATCGGATTTCAAGCTTCCCTTTTATATAATGTTTTCGGGCCGCGCCTTTTTTTGGTTGGCGCGCTTAACTATGCAAACATTGGCGAACTTCCCCGACAATCGCTTGACATTTCTGTTTCTCAAAAAATCTGGAAATGTTTTTCCCTGACTTTCGGAATTCAGAATATTTTGGATCAGCATGTCCGAATGGTTCAAGACACCAATAGAAATGGAAAATTTGAAAAGAATGGAATGGATGAGGAAATAATGGGATATAAATTGGGAAGATATTTTACAGCAGGAATAAAAGTGAATTTAACTGGAAAATAA